In Stanieria sp. NIES-3757, the DNA window CTATTTTATTTAATTTGCGATCGCCGAAAGCAATTGGTGACAGTTGTTTATAATTTTTGTAACCGCCTGCTTAACCCGAACTCAGATTAAAAAAGTTATAGCTGCGTTATGGTTAATTCAGATGTCCTGAAGCAATCGTATCGACCAAATGATGATGAACAGTAAAGATTTAGCAAAATATATTGAAGATAACGATGGTTTGTCCAAACCTTGGTTGTTAGTGCAGTTAAGATTAACCAAATTACAAGAACGAAAACACACTCTTCCACCAGAAGAATATCTCCAACAAATACAAGATATCCACGAAGATATGATGAAATTGGGAGAATGGTGGATCGGAATTGAAGATCAAGTCTTTTTCCCTTAATTGGCTTGATGCAAAATTAGACGATTCCCTGCGGGATCGTAAGCATATATTTCTTTGCCATGAGAAGCCGTAATTATTTCTCCTGGTGGAGGATAACCAATCTGATTTAGATGCGCGATCGCATTTTCTAAATTTTCTACTTCTAAACAAATACTAATACCACTATGAGCAGAGTTATTAAACTCGGACTGATGACTTATTTTTGGGTAAAAAATGCCTAAACGCAATCCTGGTAATTGAAATTC includes these proteins:
- a CDS encoding glyoxalase/bleomycin resistance protein/dioxygenase: MSFLCHDALVTIAAIEYQKVIDFYRKLLSQEPKPYISDVYGEFQLPGLRLGIFYPKISHQSEFNNSAHSGISICLEVENLENAIAHLNQIGYPPPGEIITASHGKEIYAYDPAGNRLILHQAN